The following proteins are encoded in a genomic region of Arachis ipaensis cultivar K30076 chromosome B02, Araip1.1, whole genome shotgun sequence:
- the LOC107628006 gene encoding protein downstream neighbor of Son-like isoform X2, which yields MGKLPAPVNGGGAVLKRKTPSELRGEQLKRGSAVTDKSSLPLSDTTNTDVVDNVDKRPGLLRSPKYTNKRVDEVFPARKSRFGVVSGKENAKVSLFAKLMILIQENPSLEKTTTSNLKNVLVFSTSAAKRQQGSSCMENSATSGEVNKDGILQACQTTAECSQANFRSVSELSSAADKSSGLTAVDVGKALRGLAAPKPCARNGLAADSTERCGDMTSSFAANSISEYHVPGRKAPLDLTLKTSMRVVSSSSLNCFRVQRSLTYHIKPKFSFQQCTTTGQNVRGSQGFKVLHSWMYPQSILPPSLTSVLSSSTADAELDFLRKRQVAWEESFQDLYYMLRNNTCVIFYVCTSQFVVMFTGGDSSGSPKCFCNAYISRSTRGLRSLLRENDVYFSMPLCHSKVEQVATEYLVELSEIEKHNLGQTRGLRSYSEVDNSPQSLLIFSGNKSVHGLYDLLLNYRSFFTSLSSTDVPLLCSPAPFRNAAFSSPDVKCMEMRKAEHIATSYDHSTLENGEFAQGSSDSLCCSIEIKDTILPPWIICGACALLASEGRNFEASFVMEPSSVGLNIALESTSEKPESEAGSSESLQGHSNTFGIPEAIVAPCLKSCSVKGLKYFRDSYTASLSPV from the exons ATGGGAAAATTGCCAGCGCCGGTGAACGGTGGTGGCGCCGTGCTTAAGAGAAAGACACCTTCAGAACTTCGG ggagagcAGTTGAAGAGGGGAAGTGCTGTCACTGATAAATCTTCACTCCCATTGAGTGATACTACAAA CACCGATGTGGTGGATAATGTGGATAAGAGACCAGGGCTGTTGAGGAGCCCAAAATACACCAATAAGCGTGTTGATGAAGTATTTCCTGCCAGAAAGTCCAGGTTTGGAGTTGTTTCTGGAAAAGAAAATGCAAAGGTTAGTTTATTTGCCAAACTCATGATTCTTA TTCAGGAAAATCCATCTTTGGAGAAAACTACTACTAGTAACTTGAAGAATGTTTTGGTTTTTTCTACTTCAGCTGCCAAGAGACAGCAAGGGAGTTCATG CATGGAGAATTCTGCTACTTCAGGTGAAGTTAACAAGGATGGTATATTGCAAGCTTGTCAAACAACTGCCGAGTGTAGCCAAGCCAATTTTCGAAGTGTTTCTGAGCTTTCATCAGCTGCTGATAAATCTTCTGGATTGACTGCAGTTGATGTG GGCAAAGCATTAAGAGGTCTGGCTGCACCAAAGCCATGTGCCCGAAATGGTTTAGCTGCTGACTCAACTGAAAGATGTGGGGATATGACATCAAGCTTTGCAGCCAATTCCATATCCGAATACCATGTTCCCGGCCGGAAGGCTCCTCTGGATCTCACTTTAAAGACCAGTATGCGGGTGGTATCATCCTCTTCTTTGAATTG TTTCAGGGTCCAGAGGTCACTTACGTATCATATCAAGCCCAAATTCTCCTTCCAGCAATGTACTACAACAGGTCAAAATGTGAGAGGCTCCCAGGGCTTCAAGGTTTTGCACTCGTGGATGTATCCTCAATCCATCCTGCCACCATCTCTCACATCAGTGCTAAGCTCATCAACAGCAGATGCAG AATTGGACTTCTTAAGGAAACGACAAGTTGCTTGGGAAGAATCATTCCAGGACCTCTATTACATGCTTCGAAATAACACTTGTGTCATCTTTTATG TTTGCACTTCTCAGTTTGTCGTCATGTTTACTGGTGGTGACAGCTCTGGGAGTCCCAAATGCTTCTGCAATGCTTATATCTCTCGGTCAACCAGGGGTTTGAGATCACTGTTAAGAGAAAAC GATGTTTATTTCTCAATGCCTCTTTGCCATTCTAAAGTGGAGCAAGTTGCTACAGAGTATTTGGTTGAGCTGTCAGAGATAGAGAAACATAATCTGGGGCAG ACTCGAGGATTAAGGTCTTACTCTGAAGTCGATAATAGCCCACAATCTTTGCTGATTTTCAGTGGCAACAAGAGTGTACATGGTTTGTATGATCTCTTGCTAAATTACAG ATCTTTCTTTACCTCGCTATCCAGTACCGATGTACCTTTGTTGTGCTCTCCTGCACCATTTCGAAATGCTGCATTTTCTTCTCCTGAT GTTAAATGCATGGAGATGAGAAAAGCTGAACATATTGCCACCTCTTATGATCATTCTACTTTGGAAAACGGTGAATTTGCACAGGGTTCATCCGATAGCCTTTGTTGTAGCATTGAAATAAAAGATACAATTCTTCCACCATGGATTATTTGTGGTGCATGTGCCTTGCTGGCTTCTGAAGGAAGAAACTTTGAGGCAAG TTTTGTCATGGAACCTAGCTCAGTTGGTTTGAACATTGCCTTAGAATCAACTAGCGAGAAGCCAGAATCCGAAGCTGGTAGTAGCGAAAGCTTGCAAGGCCACAGCAATACATTTGGAATTCCAGAAGCTATCGTCGCCCCTTGCTTGAAATCGTGTTCAGTAAAAGGCTTAAAGTACTTTCGTGACTCTTATACAGCTTCTCTATCACCTGTGTGA
- the LOC107628006 gene encoding protein downstream neighbor of Son-like isoform X1, translating into MGKLPAPVNGGGAVLKRKTPSELRGEQLKRGSAVTDKSSLPLSDTTNTDVVDNVDKRPGLLRSPKYTNKRVDEVFPARKSRFGVVSGKENAKVSLFAKLMILIQENPSLEKTTTSNLKNVLVFSTSAAKRQQGSSCMENSATSGEVNKDGILQACQTTAECSQANFRSVSELSSAADKSSGLTAVDVGKALRGLAAPKPCARNGLAADSTERCGDMTSSFAANSISEYHVPGRKAPLDLTLKTSMRVVSSSSLNCFRVQRSLTYHIKPKFSFQQCTTTGQNVRGSQGFKVLHSWMYPQSILPPSLTSVLSSSTADAELDFLRKRQVAWEESFQDLYYMLRNNTCVIFYVCTSQFVVMFTGGDSSGSPKCFCNAYISRSTRGLRSLLRENDVYFSMPLCHSKVEQVATEYLVELSEIEKHNLGQTRGLRSYSEVDNSPQSLLIFSGNKSVHGLYDLLLNYRSFFTSLSSTDVPLLCSPAPFRNAAFSSPDVKCMEMRKAEHIATSYDHSTLENGEFAQGSSDSLCCSIEIKDTILPPWIICGACALLASEGRNFEASFVMEPSSVGLNIALESTSEKPESEAGSSESLQGHSNTFGIPEAIVAPCLKSCSVKGLKYFRDSYTASLSPV; encoded by the exons ATGGGAAAATTGCCAGCGCCGGTGAACGGTGGTGGCGCCGTGCTTAAGAGAAAGACACCTTCAGAACTTCGG ggagagcAGTTGAAGAGGGGAAGTGCTGTCACTGATAAATCTTCACTCCCATTGAGTGATACTACAAA CACCGATGTGGTGGATAATGTGGATAAGAGACCAGGGCTGTTGAGGAGCCCAAAATACACCAATAAGCGTGTTGATGAAGTATTTCCTGCCAGAAAGTCCAGGTTTGGAGTTGTTTCTGGAAAAGAAAATGCAAAGGTTAGTTTATTTGCCAAACTCATGATTCTTATTCAG GAAAATCCATCTTTGGAGAAAACTACTACTAGTAACTTGAAGAATGTTTTGGTTTTTTCTACTTCAGCTGCCAAGAGACAGCAAGGGAGTTCATG CATGGAGAATTCTGCTACTTCAGGTGAAGTTAACAAGGATGGTATATTGCAAGCTTGTCAAACAACTGCCGAGTGTAGCCAAGCCAATTTTCGAAGTGTTTCTGAGCTTTCATCAGCTGCTGATAAATCTTCTGGATTGACTGCAGTTGATGTG GGCAAAGCATTAAGAGGTCTGGCTGCACCAAAGCCATGTGCCCGAAATGGTTTAGCTGCTGACTCAACTGAAAGATGTGGGGATATGACATCAAGCTTTGCAGCCAATTCCATATCCGAATACCATGTTCCCGGCCGGAAGGCTCCTCTGGATCTCACTTTAAAGACCAGTATGCGGGTGGTATCATCCTCTTCTTTGAATTG TTTCAGGGTCCAGAGGTCACTTACGTATCATATCAAGCCCAAATTCTCCTTCCAGCAATGTACTACAACAGGTCAAAATGTGAGAGGCTCCCAGGGCTTCAAGGTTTTGCACTCGTGGATGTATCCTCAATCCATCCTGCCACCATCTCTCACATCAGTGCTAAGCTCATCAACAGCAGATGCAG AATTGGACTTCTTAAGGAAACGACAAGTTGCTTGGGAAGAATCATTCCAGGACCTCTATTACATGCTTCGAAATAACACTTGTGTCATCTTTTATG TTTGCACTTCTCAGTTTGTCGTCATGTTTACTGGTGGTGACAGCTCTGGGAGTCCCAAATGCTTCTGCAATGCTTATATCTCTCGGTCAACCAGGGGTTTGAGATCACTGTTAAGAGAAAAC GATGTTTATTTCTCAATGCCTCTTTGCCATTCTAAAGTGGAGCAAGTTGCTACAGAGTATTTGGTTGAGCTGTCAGAGATAGAGAAACATAATCTGGGGCAG ACTCGAGGATTAAGGTCTTACTCTGAAGTCGATAATAGCCCACAATCTTTGCTGATTTTCAGTGGCAACAAGAGTGTACATGGTTTGTATGATCTCTTGCTAAATTACAG ATCTTTCTTTACCTCGCTATCCAGTACCGATGTACCTTTGTTGTGCTCTCCTGCACCATTTCGAAATGCTGCATTTTCTTCTCCTGAT GTTAAATGCATGGAGATGAGAAAAGCTGAACATATTGCCACCTCTTATGATCATTCTACTTTGGAAAACGGTGAATTTGCACAGGGTTCATCCGATAGCCTTTGTTGTAGCATTGAAATAAAAGATACAATTCTTCCACCATGGATTATTTGTGGTGCATGTGCCTTGCTGGCTTCTGAAGGAAGAAACTTTGAGGCAAG TTTTGTCATGGAACCTAGCTCAGTTGGTTTGAACATTGCCTTAGAATCAACTAGCGAGAAGCCAGAATCCGAAGCTGGTAGTAGCGAAAGCTTGCAAGGCCACAGCAATACATTTGGAATTCCAGAAGCTATCGTCGCCCCTTGCTTGAAATCGTGTTCAGTAAAAGGCTTAAAGTACTTTCGTGACTCTTATACAGCTTCTCTATCACCTGTGTGA
- the LOC107628006 gene encoding protein downstream neighbor of Son-like isoform X4 → MGKLPAPVNGGGAVLKRKTPSELRGEQLKRGSAVTDKSSLPLSDTTNTDVVDNVDKRPGLLRSPKYTNKRVDEVFPARKSRFGVVSGKENAKENPSLEKTTTSNLKNVLVFSTSAAKRQQGSSCMENSATSGEVNKDGILQACQTTAECSQANFRSVSELSSAADKSSGLTAVDVGKALRGLAAPKPCARNGLAADSTERCGDMTSSFAANSISEYHVPGRKAPLDLTLKTSMRVVSSSSLNCFRVQRSLTYHIKPKFSFQQCTTTGQNVRGSQGFKVLHSWMYPQSILPPSLTSVLSSSTADAELDFLRKRQVAWEESFQDLYYMLRNNTCVIFYVCTSQFVVMFTGGDSSGSPKCFCNAYISRSTRGLRSLLRENDVYFSMPLCHSKVEQVATEYLVELSEIEKHNLGQTRGLRSYSEVDNSPQSLLIFSGNKSVHGLYDLLLNYRSFFTSLSSTDVPLLCSPAPFRNAAFSSPDVKCMEMRKAEHIATSYDHSTLENGEFAQGSSDSLCCSIEIKDTILPPWIICGACALLASEGRNFEASFVMEPSSVGLNIALESTSEKPESEAGSSESLQGHSNTFGIPEAIVAPCLKSCSVKGLKYFRDSYTASLSPV, encoded by the exons ATGGGAAAATTGCCAGCGCCGGTGAACGGTGGTGGCGCCGTGCTTAAGAGAAAGACACCTTCAGAACTTCGG ggagagcAGTTGAAGAGGGGAAGTGCTGTCACTGATAAATCTTCACTCCCATTGAGTGATACTACAAA CACCGATGTGGTGGATAATGTGGATAAGAGACCAGGGCTGTTGAGGAGCCCAAAATACACCAATAAGCGTGTTGATGAAGTATTTCCTGCCAGAAAGTCCAGGTTTGGAGTTGTTTCTGGAAAAGAAAATGCAAAG GAAAATCCATCTTTGGAGAAAACTACTACTAGTAACTTGAAGAATGTTTTGGTTTTTTCTACTTCAGCTGCCAAGAGACAGCAAGGGAGTTCATG CATGGAGAATTCTGCTACTTCAGGTGAAGTTAACAAGGATGGTATATTGCAAGCTTGTCAAACAACTGCCGAGTGTAGCCAAGCCAATTTTCGAAGTGTTTCTGAGCTTTCATCAGCTGCTGATAAATCTTCTGGATTGACTGCAGTTGATGTG GGCAAAGCATTAAGAGGTCTGGCTGCACCAAAGCCATGTGCCCGAAATGGTTTAGCTGCTGACTCAACTGAAAGATGTGGGGATATGACATCAAGCTTTGCAGCCAATTCCATATCCGAATACCATGTTCCCGGCCGGAAGGCTCCTCTGGATCTCACTTTAAAGACCAGTATGCGGGTGGTATCATCCTCTTCTTTGAATTG TTTCAGGGTCCAGAGGTCACTTACGTATCATATCAAGCCCAAATTCTCCTTCCAGCAATGTACTACAACAGGTCAAAATGTGAGAGGCTCCCAGGGCTTCAAGGTTTTGCACTCGTGGATGTATCCTCAATCCATCCTGCCACCATCTCTCACATCAGTGCTAAGCTCATCAACAGCAGATGCAG AATTGGACTTCTTAAGGAAACGACAAGTTGCTTGGGAAGAATCATTCCAGGACCTCTATTACATGCTTCGAAATAACACTTGTGTCATCTTTTATG TTTGCACTTCTCAGTTTGTCGTCATGTTTACTGGTGGTGACAGCTCTGGGAGTCCCAAATGCTTCTGCAATGCTTATATCTCTCGGTCAACCAGGGGTTTGAGATCACTGTTAAGAGAAAAC GATGTTTATTTCTCAATGCCTCTTTGCCATTCTAAAGTGGAGCAAGTTGCTACAGAGTATTTGGTTGAGCTGTCAGAGATAGAGAAACATAATCTGGGGCAG ACTCGAGGATTAAGGTCTTACTCTGAAGTCGATAATAGCCCACAATCTTTGCTGATTTTCAGTGGCAACAAGAGTGTACATGGTTTGTATGATCTCTTGCTAAATTACAG ATCTTTCTTTACCTCGCTATCCAGTACCGATGTACCTTTGTTGTGCTCTCCTGCACCATTTCGAAATGCTGCATTTTCTTCTCCTGAT GTTAAATGCATGGAGATGAGAAAAGCTGAACATATTGCCACCTCTTATGATCATTCTACTTTGGAAAACGGTGAATTTGCACAGGGTTCATCCGATAGCCTTTGTTGTAGCATTGAAATAAAAGATACAATTCTTCCACCATGGATTATTTGTGGTGCATGTGCCTTGCTGGCTTCTGAAGGAAGAAACTTTGAGGCAAG TTTTGTCATGGAACCTAGCTCAGTTGGTTTGAACATTGCCTTAGAATCAACTAGCGAGAAGCCAGAATCCGAAGCTGGTAGTAGCGAAAGCTTGCAAGGCCACAGCAATACATTTGGAATTCCAGAAGCTATCGTCGCCCCTTGCTTGAAATCGTGTTCAGTAAAAGGCTTAAAGTACTTTCGTGACTCTTATACAGCTTCTCTATCACCTGTGTGA
- the LOC107628006 gene encoding protein downstream neighbor of Son-like isoform X5, translating to MVCLIVYLSLDIIVKFSLFFILFIIVGSMENSATSGEVNKDGILQACQTTAECSQANFRSVSELSSAADKSSGLTAVDVGKALRGLAAPKPCARNGLAADSTERCGDMTSSFAANSISEYHVPGRKAPLDLTLKTSMRVVSSSSLNCFRVQRSLTYHIKPKFSFQQCTTTGQNVRGSQGFKVLHSWMYPQSILPPSLTSVLSSSTADAELDFLRKRQVAWEESFQDLYYMLRNNTCVIFYVCTSQFVVMFTGGDSSGSPKCFCNAYISRSTRGLRSLLRENDVYFSMPLCHSKVEQVATEYLVELSEIEKHNLGQTRGLRSYSEVDNSPQSLLIFSGNKSVHGLYDLLLNYRSFFTSLSSTDVPLLCSPAPFRNAAFSSPDVKCMEMRKAEHIATSYDHSTLENGEFAQGSSDSLCCSIEIKDTILPPWIICGACALLASEGRNFEASFVMEPSSVGLNIALESTSEKPESEAGSSESLQGHSNTFGIPEAIVAPCLKSCSVKGLKYFRDSYTASLSPV from the exons ATGGTTTGCCTCATTGTCTATTTATCACTTGATATCATTGTCAAGTTTTcactattttttattctattcatAATTGTTGGCAGCATGGAGAATTCTGCTACTTCAGGTGAAGTTAACAAGGATGGTATATTGCAAGCTTGTCAAACAACTGCCGAGTGTAGCCAAGCCAATTTTCGAAGTGTTTCTGAGCTTTCATCAGCTGCTGATAAATCTTCTGGATTGACTGCAGTTGATGTG GGCAAAGCATTAAGAGGTCTGGCTGCACCAAAGCCATGTGCCCGAAATGGTTTAGCTGCTGACTCAACTGAAAGATGTGGGGATATGACATCAAGCTTTGCAGCCAATTCCATATCCGAATACCATGTTCCCGGCCGGAAGGCTCCTCTGGATCTCACTTTAAAGACCAGTATGCGGGTGGTATCATCCTCTTCTTTGAATTG TTTCAGGGTCCAGAGGTCACTTACGTATCATATCAAGCCCAAATTCTCCTTCCAGCAATGTACTACAACAGGTCAAAATGTGAGAGGCTCCCAGGGCTTCAAGGTTTTGCACTCGTGGATGTATCCTCAATCCATCCTGCCACCATCTCTCACATCAGTGCTAAGCTCATCAACAGCAGATGCAG AATTGGACTTCTTAAGGAAACGACAAGTTGCTTGGGAAGAATCATTCCAGGACCTCTATTACATGCTTCGAAATAACACTTGTGTCATCTTTTATG TTTGCACTTCTCAGTTTGTCGTCATGTTTACTGGTGGTGACAGCTCTGGGAGTCCCAAATGCTTCTGCAATGCTTATATCTCTCGGTCAACCAGGGGTTTGAGATCACTGTTAAGAGAAAAC GATGTTTATTTCTCAATGCCTCTTTGCCATTCTAAAGTGGAGCAAGTTGCTACAGAGTATTTGGTTGAGCTGTCAGAGATAGAGAAACATAATCTGGGGCAG ACTCGAGGATTAAGGTCTTACTCTGAAGTCGATAATAGCCCACAATCTTTGCTGATTTTCAGTGGCAACAAGAGTGTACATGGTTTGTATGATCTCTTGCTAAATTACAG ATCTTTCTTTACCTCGCTATCCAGTACCGATGTACCTTTGTTGTGCTCTCCTGCACCATTTCGAAATGCTGCATTTTCTTCTCCTGAT GTTAAATGCATGGAGATGAGAAAAGCTGAACATATTGCCACCTCTTATGATCATTCTACTTTGGAAAACGGTGAATTTGCACAGGGTTCATCCGATAGCCTTTGTTGTAGCATTGAAATAAAAGATACAATTCTTCCACCATGGATTATTTGTGGTGCATGTGCCTTGCTGGCTTCTGAAGGAAGAAACTTTGAGGCAAG TTTTGTCATGGAACCTAGCTCAGTTGGTTTGAACATTGCCTTAGAATCAACTAGCGAGAAGCCAGAATCCGAAGCTGGTAGTAGCGAAAGCTTGCAAGGCCACAGCAATACATTTGGAATTCCAGAAGCTATCGTCGCCCCTTGCTTGAAATCGTGTTCAGTAAAAGGCTTAAAGTACTTTCGTGACTCTTATACAGCTTCTCTATCACCTGTGTGA
- the LOC107628006 gene encoding protein downstream neighbor of Son-like isoform X3 — translation MGKLPAPVNGGGAVLKRKTPSELRGEQLKRGSAVTDKSSLPLSDTTNTDVVDNVDKRPGLLRSPKYTNKRVDEVFPARKSRFGVVSGKENAKVSLFAKLMILIQENPSLEKTTTSNLKNVLVFSTSAAKRQQGSSCMENSATSGEVNKDGILQACQTTAECSQANFRSVSELSSAADKSSGLTAVDVGKALRGLAAPKPCARNGLAADSTERCGDMTSSFAANSISEYHVPGRKAPLDLTLKTSMRVVSSSSLNWVQRSLTYHIKPKFSFQQCTTTGQNVRGSQGFKVLHSWMYPQSILPPSLTSVLSSSTADAELDFLRKRQVAWEESFQDLYYMLRNNTCVIFYVCTSQFVVMFTGGDSSGSPKCFCNAYISRSTRGLRSLLRENDVYFSMPLCHSKVEQVATEYLVELSEIEKHNLGQTRGLRSYSEVDNSPQSLLIFSGNKSVHGLYDLLLNYRSFFTSLSSTDVPLLCSPAPFRNAAFSSPDVKCMEMRKAEHIATSYDHSTLENGEFAQGSSDSLCCSIEIKDTILPPWIICGACALLASEGRNFEASFVMEPSSVGLNIALESTSEKPESEAGSSESLQGHSNTFGIPEAIVAPCLKSCSVKGLKYFRDSYTASLSPV, via the exons ATGGGAAAATTGCCAGCGCCGGTGAACGGTGGTGGCGCCGTGCTTAAGAGAAAGACACCTTCAGAACTTCGG ggagagcAGTTGAAGAGGGGAAGTGCTGTCACTGATAAATCTTCACTCCCATTGAGTGATACTACAAA CACCGATGTGGTGGATAATGTGGATAAGAGACCAGGGCTGTTGAGGAGCCCAAAATACACCAATAAGCGTGTTGATGAAGTATTTCCTGCCAGAAAGTCCAGGTTTGGAGTTGTTTCTGGAAAAGAAAATGCAAAGGTTAGTTTATTTGCCAAACTCATGATTCTTATTCAG GAAAATCCATCTTTGGAGAAAACTACTACTAGTAACTTGAAGAATGTTTTGGTTTTTTCTACTTCAGCTGCCAAGAGACAGCAAGGGAGTTCATG CATGGAGAATTCTGCTACTTCAGGTGAAGTTAACAAGGATGGTATATTGCAAGCTTGTCAAACAACTGCCGAGTGTAGCCAAGCCAATTTTCGAAGTGTTTCTGAGCTTTCATCAGCTGCTGATAAATCTTCTGGATTGACTGCAGTTGATGTG GGCAAAGCATTAAGAGGTCTGGCTGCACCAAAGCCATGTGCCCGAAATGGTTTAGCTGCTGACTCAACTGAAAGATGTGGGGATATGACATCAAGCTTTGCAGCCAATTCCATATCCGAATACCATGTTCCCGGCCGGAAGGCTCCTCTGGATCTCACTTTAAAGACCAGTATGCGGGTGGTATCATCCTCTTCTTTGAATTG GGTCCAGAGGTCACTTACGTATCATATCAAGCCCAAATTCTCCTTCCAGCAATGTACTACAACAGGTCAAAATGTGAGAGGCTCCCAGGGCTTCAAGGTTTTGCACTCGTGGATGTATCCTCAATCCATCCTGCCACCATCTCTCACATCAGTGCTAAGCTCATCAACAGCAGATGCAG AATTGGACTTCTTAAGGAAACGACAAGTTGCTTGGGAAGAATCATTCCAGGACCTCTATTACATGCTTCGAAATAACACTTGTGTCATCTTTTATG TTTGCACTTCTCAGTTTGTCGTCATGTTTACTGGTGGTGACAGCTCTGGGAGTCCCAAATGCTTCTGCAATGCTTATATCTCTCGGTCAACCAGGGGTTTGAGATCACTGTTAAGAGAAAAC GATGTTTATTTCTCAATGCCTCTTTGCCATTCTAAAGTGGAGCAAGTTGCTACAGAGTATTTGGTTGAGCTGTCAGAGATAGAGAAACATAATCTGGGGCAG ACTCGAGGATTAAGGTCTTACTCTGAAGTCGATAATAGCCCACAATCTTTGCTGATTTTCAGTGGCAACAAGAGTGTACATGGTTTGTATGATCTCTTGCTAAATTACAG ATCTTTCTTTACCTCGCTATCCAGTACCGATGTACCTTTGTTGTGCTCTCCTGCACCATTTCGAAATGCTGCATTTTCTTCTCCTGAT GTTAAATGCATGGAGATGAGAAAAGCTGAACATATTGCCACCTCTTATGATCATTCTACTTTGGAAAACGGTGAATTTGCACAGGGTTCATCCGATAGCCTTTGTTGTAGCATTGAAATAAAAGATACAATTCTTCCACCATGGATTATTTGTGGTGCATGTGCCTTGCTGGCTTCTGAAGGAAGAAACTTTGAGGCAAG TTTTGTCATGGAACCTAGCTCAGTTGGTTTGAACATTGCCTTAGAATCAACTAGCGAGAAGCCAGAATCCGAAGCTGGTAGTAGCGAAAGCTTGCAAGGCCACAGCAATACATTTGGAATTCCAGAAGCTATCGTCGCCCCTTGCTTGAAATCGTGTTCAGTAAAAGGCTTAAAGTACTTTCGTGACTCTTATACAGCTTCTCTATCACCTGTGTGA